GGCCCATTCCCGCCACGGCCAGCGAGAGGCGCTGGCGCATTCCCACCGACAGCCCGGACACGGGGCGGGCTTGATCGCGCTGCGGGATACCGGCTTCCTGCAGGGCCTGGCGGCGTTCTCTTTCCCCCAGCCCGCGCAGGCGGGCATGAAAAGCGATGATTTCTGAGGCGCTCAAGACGGGGGGGAAAGAAGCTTGTTGAGGCAGGTAAGTGAAATGGCGGCGGACTTGCCGGTTGTTGCGGCTTTGGCGCAAGCCGGCGATGGAGATGCTTCCCGAGTCCACCTTCAACAGTCCCGCCACGCAGCGAAGGATGGTGGTCTTGCCGCTGCCATTGGGTCCCAACAGGGCCACCGATTGTCCCGCCTGGACGCAGAAGGACACCTCTTGCACGGCCGGACGCCCCTGGTAAGACTTGCTGAGTCCCTGCACTTGCAGCAGCGGCTTCATCGGCGCAACCTCCAGCAGGCCAGACATCCCGCCAGCAGGGATCCCAGGGCCGCCGCCACTCCCGCCGGCCAACTGCGGCGGCTCAACTGAGCCAGGGCGGGCATGCTTTCAACTCCGCTTACCGGCTTCAGGCGGGGCGCGTCGTCGAACTGCTGGCTGGAGGGTACCAGAGGAAAGCTGCGCTCGGCGGCCGCCAGGGTCTCGGCTGCTGCGCTGGAGAGATAGAGGCGCAGCAGTGGACGGCTGCCCTGCAAGTATTCGAAGGCGTCCTGCAGGCGGTGGGGAACGTCGCCCACGCCGTCGTCATCGAGGTCGTAGCCGCGGTAGTCGGAGTAGTAATTGCCTTGTCCTTGCGGACTCCAGTCGGCCTTGGCCCTGCCCACCGTATGCAGGGTGCTGGAGTTGTCGATGAAGTCGTTGAGCGTGAAGCGGTTCTCCAGCGAACTGGCGTAAAGCACCAGTCCGATGTCGTTGTAGGCCACCAGGTTGCGGCGGAAAACATTGCGGTGGGAGCTGTCGAGAAAGATGCCGCGTCCATTGTTGACGATCAGGTTGCTCTCGGCCACCGAGTCGATGCATTCCTTGAGGAGCAAGCCGAAAGCGTTGTAGCCGCGCCGGTTGTTGACAATCAAGTTGTGGTTGAAGCGCACCCGTTCGGTGTACATCACCGCCACACCCGCTATGCTGTCGCGGAAGACGTTGCGGCTGAAGGTGTTGTCGCTGCAGTACATGTAGTGGACGCCGTAGCGCAGATCGGCGAACTCGTTGTCCTCAACCGTGTTGAAGTCGGCGTGGTCGAAATAGACTCCGTCGCGGACTTGGCGCACGTCGTTTCGGCGCAGCAAGTTGTGGTAGGCGTCATAGAGGTGGACGCCGGCCCCCCGCTGCCCCAGCGGCTTGTGGGCGCGTCCCCGGATGCGGTTGCCTTCGATCAGGGCCCGCCGGCAGCCGTCGAGATAAATGCCGAAGAGGTTGTCGAGAATGTGGTTGCCGATAACTTCAGCCTGGCGTCCTTTGACGCGCACGCCGGCATCGCTGACCATCATGTTGTTGCCCGACCCGCTGATGGTGAAGCCTTCAATACGGACCCCGTCGGCCAGAACCAGAACCACGTCGCCGCTGCCTTGCCCCCGAAGATGCGCCTGTCCGCCGCCCAAGAGAGTAACGGGTTTGTCTACGATCAGATTCTCCCGATACTCGCCGGGAAGGACGGATATGACTTGTCCCGGGGCGGCCGCCTCGATGGCCTCCTGAATGGAGGTGAATTCGCCGGACGGACCGACCTCCACCGGTTGAACCGAAGTTCCTCCCGTAGCCAGCGTGGTGAACAAGGCGAGCGTCATCGTCAACAACGTCTTCATGGATGATTCTCACTCTTGACGACCGCCCAGGTAGGCGGTCAACAGCGCGGCGGCCAGAAAGAGCCCGAAGATCAGCATGGCGTAGCTTCCGCCTCCCGGGTAGCTCTCGATCCAAAAATTGGCCACCTGCACGCGTCCGAAGAAGGGCGGGGTGAAGGGAGCGACGGTGACGGCGGCGGTGGGGTCGAGGTTGTGTCCGTATTCGTAGAGCCGCGAGTAAAAGGTCCAGGCCGCGAATCCTCCGAAATAGAGATAGAGGACCGTGATGTCCACCAGGTCTTTGACGCTGCCGAAGACCAGGGCCCGCAAAATGATGAGCAGCAGGAAACCGACCACGAACGGCATCCAAAGAAACTCGGAGAAGTCGCTTTCCAGCAAAGGACGCATCCCGATGTAGTGATTGAGCGAGTTGATCTCGCGAAGATCATCGCGGTTGGGCGTCTTCTGGCCTTCCAGGTGGTCGATATAGATGGCCAGCCGCAGCGGATCGGGATACTGGTTGGACTGAAAGGACATGGTCCAGAGCGGAAAGTAGAAGATGAAGGGCGCCGCCAACAATGCCAGCAGCAGAAAGAGGCGGGCCTTGGAGTTGATCGGAGACTGCAGAACGGCTTGTTGAGCTTCTAAACGTTTGCCCATTTCAGTCCTCCAAGGTTGGATGCGCCGGAGGGCGGCTCCCCCCGGCCATCGTGTTTGGAGCTAGCGAGCGACCTCATACCGCCGAGAGCATTGGGCTTTCAGCGCGGTCGCTGAAACTTGACGCGTGTGTGAACTTGTTGGCCACCTACCGGCCCTAGTGCAGTGCGTCAAAGGTTTTGAGCCACTCTGTGGCGTTATCCCACGCTTTCAGCGTTCGCACATTTGCCGTCTGAAACCCAGGGTGGCGCCGCCGTCTCGCTTGCGCTCGCCGGGGCTGACCCTGGGCTGGCGAATCGCTCGCCTTCAGCGAGCCCGGACTTGACTTCTAACACAGTCGCTGAGCTGGCGAATCGCTCGCCTTCAGCGAGCCCGGACTTGGCTTCTAACACAGTCGCTGGGCTGGCGAATCGCTCGCCTTCAGCGAGCCCGGACTTGACTTCTAACACAGTCGCTGAGCTGGCGAATCGCTCGCCTTCAGCGAGCCCGGACTTGACTTCTAACATAGTCGCTGGGCTGGCGAGTCTGTCCCTGTCAGGGACAAGAACGGCGGCCCTGGCTCAGAACTTATGACCGGCAGCACTAGCGCACCAGCATGTAGCCTTGCATTTCCTGATGAAGAGCCGAGCAGAAGTTGGTGCAGTAGTAGGCGAAGACTCCCGGCTTGTCGGCGATGAAAGTGACATGCTTTGTTTCTCCCGGATCAACCACGATGTTGATGTTGTAGCCGTTGATGCCCAAGCCGTGAAGCTCGTCGGTAGTCTGCTCGATGTTGGTGATGTGGATGCTCACCTCGTCGCCCCGTCGCACCTCGAAGCTGGTGGGATGCATCGTCGAGCGCACCGCCGCCATCTTGACGTCGACACGGTTGCCTGAACGGGTCACTCCGGCGTCGGCGATGTCGAAGATGGCCATTGGATCGTCGTTCTCCGCCTGAGGGTAGACCTCGATAGGATTGAGCAGCTCGCGCGGGCAGGCCTGGGCATAGTGAGGCTCGGGTTCGGTGAAGGCGTCATAGAGCAGCCGCATGCTTTCGCCGCTGATATCGATCAGTTGGCTCGATTCGGGCTGGGACGGTCCTACGTTGAGGTGGCGTCCATGGGAGAGCTTGTTGAGGGCAATGAGGTAGTCGCCTGAAGGCTGCATGGAGTCGCCTCCGGGAACCAACAAATGCCCGATGTTGTAACTGACGGGAATGGTGTCCAGCACCTCGCCCGTTTGCGGGTCCCATTTGGCCACCGCGCTGTCGATGAAGAGGCTGGTGTAGGCGTTGCCCCGGTTGTCGAACTGGGTGTGCAGCGGACCCAAACCGATCTGCACCTCGCGCTCCATCACGCTCTCGTAGGTGAGGACGGGGATGCCGTCTTCGTCGCCGCTGAAGTCCCGGTCCTGAATGGCCTGCAGCATCTTGTCGAAGCTGAAGACGGTGGTGATGGCTTCCAGCTTGCCGCTGGTGACGAAGAAAGTGCCGTCAGGGCCGAAGTCGACTCCGTGAGGGCTCTTGGCCACCGGGATCAGATAGGCGATTCCGGGATTCTCGGCGGGGTCGAGCACGTCTACACCACCGATCTTCTGTCCCTTGCCGTCGGCGACCGCTTGAGCCGCCAGCTTCCAGTTGACGGCGATGGCGTAGTCGCGGTCATTGGCGCTGGCCGTCTTCTCCAGTTCGCCGATGGCCCGCTCGGAGTTGTAGCAGGTCCACAGCGCCCATTCGGCTGAAGGGCCGCGTCCGGTGGAGCCCAGGTCCCAATCGAAAGGCGGAGTCACGATCTGGAACCCCATGCTCATCTCCCCGCTGTCGGGATCGACCTTGACGGCTCCCACCAGGCCCTTGTAGTCGGTCGCGTAACCTTCGATGGTGGCGTAGGTCCCCTTGGGTATGGGGATGCCGAAACGCGAGGCGAAGAGGATCATTTCGGTGTTTGCGGTCACGAAGGCGCTGCCGTGGTTGCCCGACAGATTGGCGATGGGACCGTAGATCTGCTTGGTCTTGAAATCGCGCAGGTCGATCCGGGCTAAACGGGCGTTGGCGTTGTCATTGACGAAAAGCCAACGGCCGTCGTAGACGCCCTCGGTCTTGGAGAGCGAGGGATGGTGGACGTCGCCCCATGTGAAGTCGCCCAGCATTTCCCGGCTCTCGTCGTCGAACCCGTATCCGGTCGCGGGATAGGGCGCGAAGACCGGAATGGTGGAAATATGGCGCATGGAGGGGATTCCGGCCACGTAGACGTTTCCGGAATGTCCGCCCGAGTAAAACAGGTAGTGCTGGTCGAGGTCGCCTGGCGGCACGTAGGCCGCCGTGGCGGCATCGGCAGCGCTTCCCGTGGCGGCTCCGCGTCTTTGCGGTTCTCCTCCTTGACAGGCGAAGAACCCCAAAGCGAGCGCCGCCACAACAATCAAAGTCCATCCCCATCTGGGGACTCCTAACGTCTTGCCAAACATCACTTACCTCCTCTTGGTTCGGCCTCTGAGGCTAATTCTCTTCTTGGCTCTCGGCTTGTTGAGCCTGGTATCTCTCATAGGCGATTTCCAGCAGCCGTACGGCCTCCAGCCGCTCCTCGCGGCTCAGCTCGATCTGCTTGGAAAGCACCACTTGCATGGTTCCCGTGGGATTGAGAAGAAACGACTCCAGGGTGCGCCCGAAGCGTCTGGGCGCGTCCTCCACGGCCAGGGCCAGGTCGGGACCGATCTTGGTGGCCGATTCGACCCCAAGGCTGGACACGTCATGACAGATGAAGCAGGTGTTCTCCACGAAGAAACGGCCCTCGCCTTCCATCATCATGCGTTCGCGTTCCAGTTCTTCCTCGGTGGGTATGTCCCGGATCACTCCCCCCGGATACATCTCCAGAGGCAGTTCGACGTCCTTCCAACTCATCAGCAGCAGCCCGATGCTGCGGGCCTCTTCGCTGTTAAAGCCGAAATCGGGCATCACCGTGTCCGGCGAATAGCTCTTGGGCTTCTGCAAATGCGCCACCTGCCAGGAGAAAAAGGAAGGGATGGTTGTCAGGCGCGAGTAGTCGTAGTGCTCGGGCGATTTGTCTCCCACGAAGGTCAGGTCGGGGCCGATCGAGCCGCCCCGCTCGTTGATCACGTGACAGGCCCGGCAGCCCTTATCCCGGATCAGCCGCTTCCCTTTATTGATCTGTTCGGCCCCCTCGGTCTGCTTGTCGTAGCGGTGGCAGGTGTTGCACTTGATTTGCGTGAAGGTCCACTCGTCTTGCATGCGGTAGTCTTTTCCCAACTGGCTGTCCAGCAGCGGATCCTCCCAGTGAGCCACCCATCCGTGGGCGTCGGGCAGGCGGGTGGCGAAGCCCTGGCCGCCGTGACACAGAGTGCAGCCGAAGTCCTCCACGGGATGCTTGTCGAGATAGCCGGGCGGGTGGGAGCTGAAAGGCTGAGGGGCGTTGCCCAGGCCCTCCCAGGTCACGCCCAGATGGCAGCTCGTACAGCGGTCCACCCGCCGGGCTTCTTCAAGCCACACTTGCTGCAGGCCCATGGGCGTGGCGGCGGCCCGCTCTGGTCCGAAGCGCTCCTCGATAAGGGCGCGGAACTCTTGCTGGTAGGCCTGGTAGGGGGGAGCGGCCTGGTCCCAGATGACCCAGAGGCAGACCAGCAGGGAGAGAAAACTGAAAGCCCACAGCAGGGGACGGTCCTTTGAGAACACGGTGCTGTCTCCTAAAGACGGCTGGGATGCGAGGGCCACTGTTGCCAGGGCCAGTAGAAATCCCAGAAGGGCCCGCGCATGAAGGTGGCCACTACGGTCAGGACCACCAGCGCCAGGCAAATCAGCAAGAAAATCGTATTGGCCAGGCGTCGGCGGGAATGGAACCACACGGCCACGGTGGACGGTCCGCTGCGGTCCAGGCTAGGAACCAAGAAGGCCCATAGCAGCAGCAGTCCGGGAATCAGGACGCCGCCCACAAGTGCGCCGTTGAGGGTCCATGCGCCGATACGCACGGTCGTGATCGTCACCAGTTCCTGAAGCCAAAGGAAGTACCAGGGCGCTTTGGCCGGGTTTGGCGTCACCTGGGGATTGGCGGCTTCTTCCAGCGGCGCTCCCAGCCATACGGCCAGCACTCCCGCGACGAACATGGTCAGAAGCCCCACCGCCAGCAGCCGCCTCACCAGGCCGGGAACCGTCTGCACCTGATGGCGGTCTTCCCGCACCAGCGCCGACTGCACCGTCGCCGTCGTTCCTCCGCTCACTCCCATCAGGGTGTAGGTCTTGTTGGGCGAGGGCTCGGCCGGCTCGGCCTTTTCCTGCAAGGCCGTCTGATCGTGGCTGGCCAGCCCGCCGTCCTTGTGGATGCGCCACATGTGCCAGACGAAGATCAGGGTCAGAATGAGGGGCAGAAAAACGCAGTGCAGCACATAGAAGCGGATCAAGGTATTCTGATTGATCTCGTGTCCCCCCAAGAGCAGAAAGCGCAGTTCCTCCCCGATCAGGGGCACGGCTCGGGCGATGTTGGTTCCTACGGTGATGGCCCAGTAGGCCAACTGGTCCCATGGGAGCAGGTATCCCGTGAAGCTGAGAAGGAGGGTCAGCAACAGAAGTACCAAGCCCAGATACCAATTGAGGGGCCGGTTCTGGTTGGCCATGACTCCGTTCTTGTAGGCCGAGGTCAGAAAAACCCGCACCATGTGGAGAAAGACTACGGCCACCATCAAGTGAGCGGCTATGCGGTGGACAGCCCGCAGGAAGGCTCCGAAGCTGACGGCGTATTCAAGGTCTTTGACCGAGCCGTAGGCGCGTTCCACCGAAGGTACGTAGAGGAACATCAGGACCACGCCCGTCAGGGTCAGCAGCAGGAAGAGAAAGGCTGAGACGGTCCCTAGCCAGAAGGAGTAGGTTGTGGCCGCCGAGCGCTTGTTGACCTTGCTGGGAAACCAGTGGAGATAGAAGTTGCGGACGACTGCATCTCCGGCTTCGCGCGCGCTTCTGGGCGTCCAGGTCCAGGTCAGGTCCCGGAGCGTGAACTTGCGATTTGGGGCTCTCGTATCGGGCATGTCGGCCCTCCGTGTTGATCGGCTCTAACTCAAGCTCAACCTCCAACCCTTCTCAACCTGTTGGGAAAGGTCGACGACCAGTTGCCGGTCGTCAGGCGCCAGAGCCAGCCTGAAATAGCTGAGCGGGCGCGGCGCGGGGCCTGCGTAGTTGGTTCCGTCGGCGCGGAACTTGCTGCCGTGACAAGGACAGTGAAACTCGATGGTCTGAGAAACTCCCCGTCCCACATTGACGATCTGCACCGTGCATCCCAGATGGGTGCAGGTGGCCCCGATGCAGTAGAAGGCCTGGTCCTCGCGGAAGACGAAGACGTTCTGATCGGCGATGAAGGTAGGTCCCTGGGTGAACTGTTCAGGCTGCCCCGCCTTGAAGCGGAGGGGCTTTTCGTAAAGCGCGTCGGGGACCAGGGCCCGGGCCGACATGATGACGGGGATGCCTAGCGAAGCTCCCACCATGCCGGCTCCCAGCTTGCTGAACAGTTGGCGGCGCTTGATGGGTCGGCCTTTCTCTTGGTCTTCATTGCGGCTCATAGTAGAGAACCTCCATCGTCATGGCGTCGGTGGGACAGCGGATGGCGCACAGTCCGCAGCGGATGCAGATGTCGTCGTCCTTCAGCATGGCCGATGCCGCCTGGCCTTCGTCCACCTGGCCGGCCCGGCGGGCCTCCTCGATCTGCTCGGGTGGCATATCCAGTTCTTCCAGCGGGACCAGTTTGAGGCAGTCTACCGGGCAGATATCGACGCATCGGTTGCAGAGAACGCACTTGACCGGGTCGTAGATGGTCTGGACGTGGCAGTGGAGGCAGCGTTCCCCTTGAAGGCGCGCCTCCTCCTCGGCGTAGCCGGTCTCCACCTCGCTGACGCCGCTGCGACGGTCGAGGTCGGTGGTCGGCGGCGGCCTGCGGCCGATCTGTTCGTAGCCTGGAGTGCGCTGGAAGCGCCGCGTAGGGATCTTTTCGAAGCGGAATACGAAGGAGGGCTGAGCGGCCTGCAAGTCCGAGTCGAGAAAAGCGTCGATGCTTGCCGCGGCCTGCTTTCCGTTGGCCACCGCTTCGATCAGGTTGCGGGGCCCGAAGGCCGCGTCGCCCCCTGCGAAAACGTCCGGCGCGCTGGTGGCCAGGGTTTCGGGATCGACCTTGATGGCGCCCGAGGGCGTCAGCTCCACTCCATCCTGAGGACGCAGGAAGCCGACGTCCACCTGCTGTCCGATGGCCTGGATGACCAGATCGGCTTCAGCCTCGTCATGGATCGAGTCGTCCATCACGGGGGCGAAGCGGCCCTCCTCGTCGTAAGTGCGCTTGACGCCGATCATCTGGACCCGTTCGACGCGCTTCTCCCCTTGGAAGCGGGTCACGCTGCGCTGGGGCAGGTATCGGATGCCTTCGCGCAGCGCTTCTTCGAATTCTTCCCGTCCCTGCTCGCTGCGGGTGACGGGCATTTCCTCATAGCTCTCCAGGCTGGCCAGGGTGACTTCGGCTCCGGCGCGCGCTGCCAGGCGGGCGGCGTCCAGAGCGGTTTTAATGTCTCCTCCCTCCGCGCCTGCCTCCGGCTCTTCTCCGGCTCCTGCCCGCAAGGCCATGCGGGCGGCGTCGAAGGCCACGAACCCGCCGCCGACCACCAGGACTTTCTTGGCCCTGGGGATACGGAAGCCGTTGTTGATGTTGAGCAGGTAGTCGACAGCCCGCACCACCCCGTCCAACTCGCTGCCGGGACAGTCCAGCAGGCGCCCCTTTTGAGCGCCGACCGAGATGAAGAAGGCCTCAAATCCCTGTGCCTTGAGTTGCGCCAGACCCATTTCCTCAGTCAGAGGCGTGTTGTAGCGGATTTCAACTCCCATCTCTTCGATGGCGCCGATTTCGCGGTCGAGCAGGGTACTGGGGAGCCGGAACTCGGGAATTCCGTGGAAGGCCATGCCTCCGGCTCGCTGAGAGGCCTCGAAGATGGTCACTTGATGTCCCATCACCGCCAGGTCGTGGGCGCAGGAAAGACCGGCAGGACCGGCCCCGATGACGGCCACTCTCCGGCCCGAGGGCGCGGGGGCGGGGGCTTCCGGCAGGTGTCCGGGCCAGCGGTTGCCTTCCGGCAAACGGCCTTGGAACAACTCCTTGAATGTCCCTGAATGGGGCGACTCCACTCCGAAGCGCTCGGTTACGAAGCGCTTGAGGGCACGGATGGTGAGGGGAGCATCCACGGTTTTTCGGCGGCAGAAGTCCTCGCAAGGAGCGGCGCAGATGCGTCCGCACACCGAGGCCATGGGATTGGGCGAGCGGGCCGTCAAGTAGGCCTTGCGGTCATTGCCCTCGGCGATCAGTTGGACATAGCGGCCGCAATCCGTCTTGACGGGGCAGGCCATCTGACAAGGCACGCGGCCCAGCCAATAGTCAACACTTGGAAGCCTTGCATGGACCATCGAGGTTCAAGCGAAGCAACGCGTGTGCCAGCCTCGCTTGCCTGCTGAGAGAGCGCTTTGCGTCTGGGGCGCCCCGCTCGGGACCGGCCCTTCCGCCACTGTCGCTGGTGGCATGTGCGATTGGCCGCTGCTGCGCCAAATGCCTGAGAGGTGGGGTCTAAGCCCCATCTGGTTTATGCCGGCCAACCGCCTGCGGGTCCTTTCCTCTTCTCTCGTGTACCATCGAAGGATGCGCTACGACGCCGTGATTGTGGGTGCGAGCGTGGCGGGGGCGGCTGCCGCCGCCTTGCTGGCCAGGCAAGGCTTGCGCATCGCCCTGCTCGACAAGGCCCGCTTTCCCCGCGACAAGGTGTGCGGTGAAGGACTGATGCCGGCCGGCGTGGGCATCCTGCGTGAGATGGGAGTCTTGGCGCGCCTCACCTGCGGACAGTCATTCCAGGGCATACGCTTTATCGAAGCCGAGAGCGGGGCCACAGTCGAGCTGGATTTTTCCCTCATCTCGCCGGATCTGCGGGGCCGCGCGTTTCCCCGCCTGGCGCTGGACGGCGCGCTGGCTGAATTCGCCGCCGAGAGTCCCGGCGTGGAGTGGATGCAGGAGACCCAGGCCGACTCGGTGCGGGTGAATCGATCAGGTGTGGAGGTGTGCATCCGCCGCCGCGGCGGACGCCGCACCATCCAAGGACGCCTGCTTATCGGCGCCAACGGAATCCGTTCCCGCCTGCCCCGCCGCTTCGCCATCAAGCGACATATCGCCCGCCATCGCCGCTTCGCCTTGCGGGCCCGCTTCGACCGCTACCGGGGCGATACCACCATGGTGGACGTCCACTGCCATCGCGCGGGCGAAGCCTACGTGGCTCCCCAGCCCCAGGGCGGAGCGCTGGTCACCATGCTGCTGCATCATCGCGGGAGTCCTCTGGGAGGCGCCAAGCCCCAGTCCTTCCTGCGGTTGCTGGACGGTTTCCCCCGTTTGCAGGCTGAACTCGAAGGCTCGCGGACGCCTTCACAGGTGCAGGCCGCCGCCCCCCTGGGCCAGCGCCTGGAGCGCTGTCATGGGCGCCGTTTGCTGCTCCTGGGAGATGCGGCCGGGGCCGTCGATCCGGTGACCGGACAGGGTATGAGCATCGCTCTCAAAGACGCCCGCCTGGCCGCCGACCTGCTGGCCCGGAGGCTGCCGGAGGGACGCCTCGATGAGGCCGACCTGAGCGATTTCAGCCGCCGTCGAAACGAGTACTTTCTGCCTGCCTACCGGATGGCCGAAGACCTCATTTCGGCGCTGCGCCATCCTTTCCTGGCCCGCCGCACCCTGCGCTCCCTGAACCGCAATCTGGATCTGCGCCGCAAGATTCTGGCCCAAGCCGCCCAGGACGGCCCCCCGGCGGCGCTGGCATGGACCGACAAGCTGCGCCTGGTCATGGGCTTCTAGGGCCACTAGGTGGCCAACAAGTTCACACCAATCAAGTTTCAGCAACCGCCCTGGAGGCCTAATTGCTCTCGGCGGTATGCGGCCGCTCGCTATATCTAACGAGGCAGCAGCCCCGCCTCCTTCATTCGCCGGGGGCGCCGGTGATACACTCGGGGGCCATGGAAAAGGACGTCATCGTCAGTGTCGAGAGTCCTCAGGCGGGCCCTGAGGCGGCCCGTCGCCACTGCAGTTGGCTGGAGGAGGGAAAGATCGTCTTCTTTCCCCGTACTCCGTTCGAATTCCCAGACTCGGACCGCCAGTTCCTGCTGCAACAGAAGCAGACCTCGGCCCAGTTTCACAAGAACATCGCTTACCGTCCCCTGAGCGACAAGGTCACGGGAGCGGCCGGGTTGTCGGCGGACGATTCCCGCCGCCTGCACCAGATCATGCGGCGCTATTCCAACAGCGTGCAGCAGTTCCTGGGCGGTTTCCTGGCGCCCTATGCCGGGCACTGGAGGCTCGATTACGCCAGCTTCCGCCCCTTTCAGGAAAAGGGACGCAACCTGCGCCGGCGGGCCCGCAACGACTTGCTCCACCTCGACAACTTTCCCACCCGCCCCACTAACGGCGACTTGATCTTGCGCTTTTTCACCAACATCAATCCGCAGGAGTCACGCCGCTGGATCACCACCAGTTCCTACCAGGAGTTGGTTGAACGCTTCACTTCCCGCGGCGGACTCGACTACCCCTCGCCCCTGGAGGGCTGGACCCGGCTTCGCTACTCGTTGCTCAAGGCCGGCAAGGCGGTTGGCCTGCCCGTGGCGGCGCGTCCCCCTTATGACGACTTCATGCTGCGCCTGCACCATGCCATGAAGGAAGACCGCGAGTTTCAGGACACCACGCCCAAGATCCACCTGGAGTTCCCGCCCGGCTCCTGCTGGATGGTTTTTACCGACCGGGTGGCCCACGCCGCCCTCTCCGGTCAGTATGCGCTGGAGCAAACCTTCATGGTGGCCCGCAAGTCGCTGGTCGATCCGGCTCAGGCTCCCCTTGAAATCTTGCAGAGAGTGAGTGGCCGCGCTCCCTTGAGCGCCTGAGGGGGCGGGTCTTCAAACGGCCTGACTGTCGTGACGGGGGAGCAGAGAAGTCACTTTTTCGAGCAGGTCGGAGGGTGCGAAAGGCTTCTGAATGAAATCGTCGATGGGAAGATCGTGCTCGCGCATCAGATCGCGTCCCGTGTAGCCCGACATAAACAAGGTGAGGATGCCGGAGCGTTGAGCTTGCAGCCGGTGAGAGAGTTCGCGGCCGCTCATTTCGGGCATGACCACATCGGTCAGCAGCAAGTCGATGACTCCCCCGTAGGCTTCGGCCATGAGCAGGGCGTGGGAGCCGTTGCGGGCTTCCAGCACCCGCAAGCCGTTCTCGCGCAGCACCTCCGCGATCAATTCCCGAATGCCCTCCTCGTCCTCCACCAGCAGGACGGTTGCTCGAGTGGAGTCGTCCCTGGCCTGAGGCCTCACTCTGCCCAGCGCCGGCTGGTCGGTCACCTGGGGGAAATAGATGCTGAAGCA
The DNA window shown above is from Acidobacteriota bacterium and carries:
- a CDS encoding FAD-dependent monooxygenase, with the translated sequence MRYDAVIVGASVAGAAAAALLARQGLRIALLDKARFPRDKVCGEGLMPAGVGILREMGVLARLTCGQSFQGIRFIEAESGATVELDFSLISPDLRGRAFPRLALDGALAEFAAESPGVEWMQETQADSVRVNRSGVEVCIRRRGGRRTIQGRLLIGANGIRSRLPRRFAIKRHIARHRRFALRARFDRYRGDTTMVDVHCHRAGEAYVAPQPQGGALVTMLLHHRGSPLGGAKPQSFLRLLDGFPRLQAELEGSRTPSQVQAAAPLGQRLERCHGRRLLLLGDAAGAVDPVTGQGMSIALKDARLAADLLARRLPEGRLDEADLSDFSRRRNEYFLPAYRMAEDLISALRHPFLARRTLRSLNRNLDLRRKILAQAAQDGPPAALAWTDKLRLVMGF
- a CDS encoding Kdo hydroxylase family protein, which gives rise to MEKDVIVSVESPQAGPEAARRHCSWLEEGKIVFFPRTPFEFPDSDRQFLLQQKQTSAQFHKNIAYRPLSDKVTGAAGLSADDSRRLHQIMRRYSNSVQQFLGGFLAPYAGHWRLDYASFRPFQEKGRNLRRRARNDLLHLDNFPTRPTNGDLILRFFTNINPQESRRWITTSSYQELVERFTSRGGLDYPSPLEGWTRLRYSLLKAGKAVGLPVAARPPYDDFMLRLHHAMKEDREFQDTTPKIHLEFPPGSCWMVFTDRVAHAALSGQYALEQTFMVARKSLVDPAQAPLEILQRVSGRAPLSA